From Butyrivibrio sp. AE3004, the proteins below share one genomic window:
- a CDS encoding phage/plasmid primase, P4 family, translated as MTDINEVLRHFRGVRRGTCKEGITESYKACCPCHNDKEQSLGISLSNSGKILINCFAGCDLDGILQAAGLSYADIGSEKPRLTCYDRLLYGFSQKYGEGVRVTDEYRYRDENGKYLYSKLRIEGGSIEGKLIRYYKIDHSADTCEKVPDNLKHVLYRLPEFLRFKDKAQQVFIVEGEKDVETLRKIGNGFGCAITAGGAKDWQKEYAKYFKGLRVVILRDNDQAGKDLANKIWKDVRRYAYSVKVVTPSQRDKGDVTDYLQSESGTVEGLKGMIGDAEEYFAPWVSPKDGRINSGLLSEAIKENEQYIIIRNVTEDKDATYLYINGAYKLANKPIMAAMVRNYIPPAKATTHIINDVLAQLSMTINNTYSINDLNTDDRYINFRNGLYDIESRQLIPHDQYVLSTFQFDFDYEPGKNKKPTFDKYITDLCTKPDGHVDYDQMKVLQEYAGFTLSNIPLMRIKKALVLLSSLGDSGKSVFLRLISSFYGVDKVAPIKLTELTPDNKFILGSLPYCRMIICDDESNTTVKDSSIFKAITGGGVLKVEEKNKQSQSFYYNGGFMFACNGLPYFSDDKGEHLFNRLLIIPCEHHIKETDKDACLDQKLQKELPAIMEWAIEGLHRLIDNGYVFTESEAVNRARDEYRKASDNVYRFITENYEITQEYNDRVSRSSFDRDYAVWAKANEGVKAVEKKNLPGRLESYGIICNRGNIGASRNVNVYRGIKEKQRDFEPADDILVPFEAKSGSGR; from the coding sequence ATGACCGATATTAACGAAGTTTTAAGGCATTTTAGGGGAGTGCGGCGCGGAACATGTAAGGAAGGCATTACTGAGTCATATAAGGCCTGCTGTCCCTGCCATAACGACAAAGAGCAGAGCCTTGGAATATCGCTTTCAAATAGTGGGAAGATCCTTATTAACTGTTTTGCAGGATGTGACCTTGACGGGATTCTGCAGGCAGCAGGACTCAGCTATGCAGACATAGGGAGCGAGAAGCCCAGGCTTACATGTTATGACAGGCTGCTATATGGCTTTTCCCAGAAGTACGGCGAAGGCGTAAGGGTGACGGATGAATACCGTTACAGGGATGAAAATGGAAAATATCTCTATTCCAAGCTCAGGATCGAGGGCGGAAGCATTGAGGGTAAACTTATCCGTTACTACAAAATAGACCATTCAGCTGATACATGTGAGAAGGTCCCGGATAACCTAAAGCATGTTCTTTACAGACTACCGGAATTCCTGAGATTCAAGGATAAGGCACAGCAGGTATTCATAGTGGAAGGTGAAAAGGATGTGGAGACGTTACGGAAAATAGGTAACGGATTCGGATGCGCTATCACTGCAGGCGGCGCTAAGGACTGGCAGAAGGAGTATGCAAAGTATTTCAAGGGCTTGAGGGTGGTCATCCTCAGGGATAACGACCAGGCAGGGAAGGACCTTGCTAATAAGATCTGGAAGGATGTAAGACGTTATGCATACTCAGTAAAGGTCGTTACTCCGTCCCAGAGGGATAAGGGAGACGTTACTGATTATCTGCAGAGCGAAAGCGGAACAGTCGAAGGCCTTAAGGGAATGATAGGAGACGCTGAAGAATATTTTGCACCATGGGTAAGCCCCAAGGACGGGCGTATCAATTCCGGTCTGCTTTCAGAAGCTATTAAGGAAAATGAGCAGTATATCATCATCAGAAATGTTACTGAGGATAAGGACGCAACATATCTATACATTAACGGAGCATACAAGCTCGCTAATAAGCCTATCATGGCGGCAATGGTCAGGAATTATATCCCACCGGCAAAGGCTACCACGCACATCATAAATGATGTATTAGCCCAGCTATCAATGACCATAAATAACACATATTCCATTAATGACCTTAATACTGATGACCGTTATATCAATTTCCGTAACGGACTATATGACATAGAGTCGAGGCAGCTTATACCGCATGACCAGTATGTACTCAGTACATTTCAGTTTGACTTTGATTATGAACCGGGGAAGAACAAGAAACCGACCTTTGACAAGTACATTACAGACCTATGCACCAAACCGGACGGACATGTTGACTATGATCAGATGAAGGTCCTACAGGAATATGCAGGATTCACTTTAAGTAATATCCCTCTTATGAGGATAAAAAAAGCTTTAGTATTACTGAGCAGCCTTGGTGATAGTGGGAAATCTGTCTTTTTAAGGCTTATCTCATCATTTTACGGAGTGGACAAGGTGGCACCCATAAAACTTACAGAGCTAACGCCGGATAACAAATTCATTCTGGGTTCACTGCCTTATTGTCGAATGATCATATGTGATGATGAGTCAAATACTACCGTTAAAGATAGCAGTATATTTAAAGCCATTACTGGCGGTGGTGTGTTGAAAGTAGAAGAAAAGAATAAACAGTCTCAATCATTCTACTATAACGGCGGCTTTATGTTTGCTTGTAACGGACTGCCTTACTTCTCAGATGATAAGGGAGAGCATCTGTTTAACAGACTGCTGATCATACCATGTGAGCATCATATCAAAGAAACAGATAAAGATGCCTGCTTAGACCAGAAGCTGCAGAAGGAACTCCCTGCAATTATGGAGTGGGCTATTGAAGGACTGCACAGGCTTATTGATAACGGCTATGTGTTCACAGAGTCAGAAGCTGTTAATAGGGCAAGGGATGAATACCGGAAAGCTTCAGACAATGTATACAGATTCATTACCGAGAATTACGAGATAACCCAGGAATATAACGACAGAGTATCAAGAAGCTCATTTGACCGTGATTATGCAGTGTGGGCTAAGGCAAATGAGGGCGTTAAGGCAGTAGAAAAGAAGAATTTGCCTGGGCGCCTTGAGTCATACGGAATTATCTGCAACAGAGGCAACATAGGGGCAAGCCGTAACGTGAATGTATACAGAGGCATTAAGGAAAAGCAGAGGGATTTTGAACCTGCAGATGATATTTTAGTCCCATTTGAAGCAAAAAGCGGTAGTGGGCGGTAG